The region CAGTATACACCAACCTGTTTCACACCCCATGACTTCCCCCGAAAAGGTCAGTCGTCTGCGGGAGGTGGTGGGTCCGGAAGATACTCTGGCCATTCTAATCAACGCCGACCCGGATGCCATGGCCAGTGCGATCGCCTTCAAAAGATTATTTTGGCGTAAAATTAAAAAGGTTTTGATTTATCGGGTCAATTCCATTCAACGGACCGATAACCTGGCCTTCGTCAAGCTCTTAAGGATCAAGCAGTACCCTGTTCGGTCCATAAACCCGACCCATATCACCAAATGGGCTATTCTGGATTCTCAGCCCCATCACCATGAAGCCTTTATGAAGGTGCCGGTTGATATCATCATCGATCATCACCCGTTGGACCCGTCCTCCAAGGCCGACTATATGGACATTAGGGAACATTACGGGGCCAATGCAACCATCCTGACCGAGTACCTCCTGGCCGCCAAGATCCGACCTTCCCGGAGGCTGGCCACTGCACTCTTTTATGGCATTAAGACGGACACCGATAATTTTGTACGGGCTTCCATATTGAACGATGTCAGTGCCTTCAGGTATCTCTATCGGTATACCAATATGCATATTGTAAAAAAAATCGAATCTTCCGAAATGACCCAAAAGACGCTGGCCAGCTACAAAATCGCCATGGAAAGATTGATTTTATTTAAAAATATGGCCATTGTTCATATGGACGAAGTGGAAAACCCCGATATTTTGGTGATCATTGCCGATTTTTTTCTGCGACTTGCCGAAACGACCTGGAGCATTGTCTCCGGAATCAATAAAGGGAAGCTGATCATCATTTTCAGAAATGCAGGATTTCGGGGGGATGCCGGGAAAACGGCCCAGAGGCTTTTCGGAGGATGGGGGGCCTCTGCCGGGGGGCACAAGGATTCGGCCAGGGCCGAAATACCTATGGCCGGCCTGCTGAAAG is a window of Deltaproteobacteria bacterium DNA encoding:
- a CDS encoding DHH family phosphoesterase → MNDSIHQPVSHPMTSPEKVSRLREVVGPEDTLAILINADPDAMASAIAFKRLFWRKIKKVLIYRVNSIQRTDNLAFVKLLRIKQYPVRSINPTHITKWAILDSQPHHHEAFMKVPVDIIIDHHPLDPSSKADYMDIREHYGANATILTEYLLAAKIRPSRRLATALFYGIKTDTDNFVRASILNDVSAFRYLYRYTNMHIVKKIESSEMTQKTLASYKIAMERLILFKNMAIVHMDEVENPDILVIIADFFLRLAETTWSIVSGINKGKLIIIFRNAGFRGDAGKTAQRLFGGWGASAGGHKDSARAEIPMAGLLKEMKSESDSGQFVLNILKTSK